One window of the Vigna radiata var. radiata cultivar VC1973A chromosome 1, Vradiata_ver6, whole genome shotgun sequence genome contains the following:
- the LOC106768489 gene encoding lachrymatory-factor synthase, with translation MESTEEGSHEKWKGKAIAEVKGVKAEKVWPLLEDFFGLSKWYPTPMCIPVEGISGIPGCVRFCGGFKTPVDDDAKKSMNWTKQKLLSIDPARWTFTYCIVDSNVGFHSYLATWTVRPTAEGCEVEWLYEVEPVQGWKLEYLESFVDKGLHAMAKNMEQGLKNMEEALKSHKGQT, from the coding sequence ATGGAGTCTACTGAGGAAGGAAGCCATGAAAAATGGAAGGGGAAGGCCATAGCAGAAGTAAAAGGAGTGAAAGCAGAAAAGGTTTGGCCTCTTTTGGAGGATTTCTTCGGCCTGAGCAAGTGGTATCCCACACCGATGTGCATTCCCGTCGAAGGAATCTCTGGAATACCAGGCTGTGTGCGTTTCTGCGGTGGTTTCAAGACGCCGGTGGACGATGATGCCAAAAAATCTATGAACTGGACCAAGCAGAAGCTGTTATCCATCGACCCTGCTCGATGGACTTTTACGTACTGTATTGTGGACAGCAACGTTGGCTTTCACTCCTACCTTGCAACCTGGACAGTTAGGCCAACCGCTGAAGGGTGTGAAGTTGAGTGGCTCTACGAAGTCGAACCGGTTCAAGGCTGGAAACTTGAATATCTTGAATCCTTCGTAGACAAAGGCTTGCATGCCATGGCTAAGAACATGGAACAAGGTTTGAAGAACATGGAAGAAGCACTCAAGTCCCACAAAGGACAAACATAG